The genomic region CGAGGCCAAAGATCGCGCCCGCGCCCAACGGACCGTGCACGGCGGGGACCCACCCGCCAAGCGGGCCTGCGCCTTGGGTCAGATCATACCAGCCATAGGCCGCCGCATAGGCGGGCATGGCCAGCGGCAGGGCCAGCATCCACTGGAAGAGATTGCGGCCGGGAAACACATAGCGCGTCACCAGCCAGGCCGTGCCTGTGCCGATGACACCGGCAAGCGTCGCCGCCGTCAGGCCGACAATCGCGGTATTGATGAGGAATTCTGCCAGGCGCGTATTGGCGATGTGGATCAGATAATCGCTCCACGGGCCGGACACGCCCAGCCACACCACGGCCAGCAAAGGCGCAGCGCACAAAAGGCCCGCAAAAGCAGCGAGCCAGACAGGATGCAATCCTGTCCGGCCCGTCAGCGTGCGGCGGAGTGTGGCAGTATCGGTTATGGCCATCCCACCCGGTCAAAAATGCGCTGGGCTTCAGCGCCGTTTTCGCCCAGCGCGTTGACGTTCAGATCACGCGCCTGGAAACCGGCAAACCCCTCAAGAACGGTGTTGTCATAGCTGACAGACGGGTCGGCGGGAAACTCATTGGTAAGCTCGGCAAAGGCGCGCTGGGCCCGCTCTGACAGAAGGAAGGCCAGCAACGCGCGCGCAGCTTCAGGGTTGGGTGCACTGGCCGCCAGGCCCGCGCCCGACACGTTCACATAGGTGCCGCCCCGGCCCTGATCGGGGAAGACGATGCCGACAGCCTCGCCCACGGCGCGGTCGGCACTGTCCGAGGCGTTCAGCAGACGGCCAAGATAGTAGTGATTGACGATGGCAACGTCGCACTCGCCAGCTGCCACGGCGCGGATCTGGTCGGTGTCGCCGCCCTGCGGGGTGCGGGCGAGATTCTGCGCGATACCGCGCGCGAAGCTTTCCGCCGCCTCCGCGCCGTCTTCGGCGATCATGCCCGCAACCAGTGACTGGTTATAGACATTGGAGGAGGAGCGCACACACACCCGGCCTTCAAATTCCGGGCGGGCAAGGTCTGCATAATTCTGCACTTCGGACGCATCCACGCGGTCACGCGCATAGACGATGACGCGTGCGCGGGTCGCGAAGCCGAACCAGAGATTATCGGGATGCACCAGCGTATCGGGCACCCGCTCCAGCATGCCGCCCAGATCGCCTGCGGGCTGGAACAGGCCCGCCTGCTCGGCCCGGTGCAGACGCCCGGCATCCACCGTGATGATGACATCGGCCTGCGAACGCTCGCCATCGGCGCGCACCCGCTCGATCAGCAGATCGCCGCTTGCCTCGACCAGATTGATGCGGATGCCGGTCTCCTCGGTGAAGGCGCGGAACACCTCCTGATCGGAGGCGTAATGGCGCGCGGAGAACACGTTGACGACGCTGTCCTGTTCAGGCTGGCCGCAGGCAGCAAGGCCGAGCGTGGCAATGACGGCGCCGACAAGGCCGTAACGGAGGCGTTCTGACATGACATTCCTCTTCCATCTGGGGCCGCCGGACCCGGACATCACACGATGCCGGGCCAGCGGTATGGATGCGTCATGCCAGTTTTGCGAACGCTTCGCAAGAGCAAGTCTGAATTAACTGGTACCCGATGCAGCCGCCAGCGAAGCGTGAGCGTTTCCCAAGGGGAAGACAACATTTCCATGACGGCGATATCGAAAATCGGCGCGCCAATGGTCACTTTAAAGTGATCCGCGCCTTACGGCGTGCCGCTGGCCTTTACGCACGCGCAAACCGGCATCGACTGCCCTTGCAGGCATGGCCTGCAGGCAGTCGAAAATCCGGCATTACACAGATTTAATGAGGAAATCTGGTGGGCGATACTAGGATCGAACTAGTGACCCCTTCGGTGTGAACGAAGTGCTCTACCGCTGAGCTAATCGCCCGGAGGGAGCGGCGTATAGAGGCAAACCACGCATGTGGTCAAGCACTGGATCGCTCAATGAACCGGAATTCGCTGCACGCATTCACTGGTTGGATAACAAATTCGCGAGGACCCCTCTCGTCACACTTCCGTCAAGAAGGCAAAGCATCTATATGGCTCATACCGCCGGGCGCACGACGCGGCCCCGGTATGACACCCGACAGTCACCTAAGCCGGTGCGCTTCAAGGCCCTGAGCGCGTCCGAAGGAGAATAGAGACATGGCCAGCAATGACCTTTGCACGCCTGAAGGCGCGCGCCGCCTGAAAGAACGTATTGAAGCCTACTGGAAAGAGCGCGGTTACGACGTGACCGTTGATCTGGTGGATGCCGGCTTCATGCCCGCCATGCGGTCTGCCCGCACCGATGTGCGTTCCAACCTGGTCAACGGCATGCCCCGTCCGGCCAATGACCGCGGCGAGAACCGCCGCAGCGCGTAAATTCAGGCTGATCGCCTGTGTGCAGCCAGCTCTGCGAGGATAGCCGGCAGATCGCCGTAGGAATCGAAAAGCCGGTCAGCGCCCAGCGTGCTGACCGGCTTTTCGCTGTAACCCCTCGAAAACAGCACACAGGCCGCGCCCGCGCCCTGCGCCGCCAGCGCATCAGGCTCAGAATCGCCCACCAGAGCGATGAAGCGTCCCGGATCG from Glycocaulis abyssi harbors:
- a CDS encoding extracellular solute-binding protein; translated protein: MSERLRYGLVGAVIATLGLAACGQPEQDSVVNVFSARHYASDQEVFRAFTEETGIRINLVEASGDLLIERVRADGERSQADVIITVDAGRLHRAEQAGLFQPAGDLGGMLERVPDTLVHPDNLWFGFATRARVIVYARDRVDASEVQNYADLARPEFEGRVCVRSSSNVYNQSLVAGMIAEDGAEAAESFARGIAQNLARTPQGGDTDQIRAVAAGECDVAIVNHYYLGRLLNASDSADRAVGEAVGIVFPDQGRGGTYVNVSGAGLAASAPNPEAARALLAFLLSERAQRAFAELTNEFPADPSVSYDNTVLEGFAGFQARDLNVNALGENGAEAQRIFDRVGWP
- a CDS encoding phosphoglycolate phosphatase, producing the protein MASNDLCTPEGARRLKERIEAYWKERGYDVTVDLVDAGFMPAMRSARTDVRSNLVNGMPRPANDRGENRRSA